From the genome of Dehalococcoidales bacterium:
GGCGGATGCCGGACTGGTGGTGATGAATGCCAGGCACATCGACAGGATGAGAATAACTGGTAACCAGCGGGCAGGCTGCGTTTGCCACCAGGTAGACCACAGCCGCCAGGCTTGTTGAGCCACTCCGTTGCACACCCCTTAAGGTTTACGTTTGCTCATTTCATGCAGAAGGGAGGAGTGTTTACCCCTCCCCTCTGTGTTATACTTATCCAGTTCCATAAGACAGGGGACTCTGGCCTAGTATCTCCGGCGCCTCCACAGCAGTATACCGACGACTATCGCGATGACGACTACGCCGCCAATGATGCCGCCAATGAGTGCCCAGTTGGTTCCTACGTCATCATCTTCGATTTCCGGCTTCACGACGGTAAAGCTTGCCGATAGGTCATCGATGTCGACGGTGTAGATTCCGCCCATATCCTCGGACGTGGTGAAGGTCACCGTCTGGCTTGCGCCGGCGGCCAGTTTTACCATCTCGGTCTCCACAACCACGCCGTCTATCTTCAGTTCGACAAGGTAGGTGCCTTCCTGGCCGCCACGGTTGGCCACCCGGACGCTGATGGTAACGGTGTCACCGGGTTCGACCCTGGATGGGGTCACGGAAAGGTTGCTGGTGAAGATGTCCGCTGGTTTCGGCGGTACGATTACCGGTGGCGCTGTGACGGTGAACCTTCCGGTAAGGCCGTTGATGCTGATAGCGTAAGTACCATCAGCTTCTTTTGAGATGGTGAAAGATACCGTGACGTTCCCGTGGCCAGCAAGGGATATTTCCTTGGTCTCAGCCACTTCATTATTAATCATCAGTTCCAGAATATAGGAGCCGGAAAGGTCTCCGGTGTTCTCAACCAAGACACTGATTGTGACATCTTCGTCGATTTCAACCTCGTCAGGCATCACTGTCAGGTTGCTGGTCTGAAAGGAGGCGGGGGCGGTAGCCAACACAACGGCGAAGGTGGAGAAGTGGGTGACGTACGTGGTGACGGTGTTGTTCACCGTGTCAACCACGGTCAAGAGCTTGATCCACTCTCCGGTGACCTCGTCCCAGACGACAATGACGATGTCCTCTTCATTAAAGCCCGCCGGTAGATCGGCTTCGGAATACGACAGGGTGATGCCCACTGGCGGGTCAAACGTCGCCCCCTCCGGTCCGAAGGTGTAAGTCAGGGCGACCATGGAGTGGTCCGGGGGTGGTGGTGGCGGCATTTCCATCTCGGTGGCGCTTATGAATGTCAGTGGCTCGCCTTCTGCGGTAAGACCTGTCGTTCCCTCGGGAACCGTGACCCAGGCCTGCCCATCTTCGGTCGTGGCAGTGACCTCGGTAAGGAATAAGCCGTCCTCTACCATGTCTTCAGACAGACAGGTAACGCCCGGTCCCTCCACGCACTCCGGTGCCTCCTCTTCACCGTCGGGGGGCGGAGGGGGCGGAGGGGGCGGAGCCAGCGGCGTAGCGGTGGCACGGCCAATGGGCAAATCACTGCCAAGATAGATGTCGGCAAGCTTCCCTACCGTGAGGTCATTGATGCCCTCGGTAAACCACATCTCATAGCTGCCGCCGCTCTCAATTACGGTGGGTGCAGCTACCGAACTCCACAGACCGCCGGTGCTGCCGGCGAGGTCGCTGGCGCTCTGAATGGCCCAGGTCGTCCCATTACCGGAGGTAGCGTAGCCGATGGCCGTATTAGTACTGGCGAGGGTGGTCTTGATAGTGGTCAGGTCCAGGGCGAGGATTGCGTCCAGGATATCGCCCACATCTTTAGCCGCAAGCGCGGTCCAGATATCACCGAGGCTGAATGACTGGAGTTCACTCCAGATAGTATCCACGCCCGTCCTGGTAAGGTTGGTCCTCGCCCCGGTGTACCACATATGGTACGTGCTGCCAACTTTGACCACACAGGGGTCGCCGACACTTTCCCAGACCGGCGTGCTGCTTGGGAGTACTTTGCTGTTCTGAACGGTCCAGGTCGTGCCATTAGCGGATTCGGCGTAGCCGATGACGGCGGCCGTGCCGTCAAGGACACCAATCGCAGCATCAAAGTCGGCGTTACCGGTATCTATCAGTGCATCGGCCCATTGCGACATCGTAAGGTCAGACTCGGTTCTCGTGTACCACATCTTATATGTGGTGTCATCACTATCATAGATTACACAGGGAGCGCCCACGCTGTCTCCAAGGTTGCCGTCCACAGCGGGGAAGACCTGGTCATTCGGACTCCCCCAGGTTAAGCCGCCGTCGGTGGAGGTGGCGTGGCCGATGACGGTCCTGGTGCCATTCAGCACTGTCTCTACCGCAGTCTTCCGGTTGGCCTGGGTCTCGCCAAACCCGCTCAGGACAGGTGTCCAGTCGGCGGCGATTACCAGGTCTGATTCGGCCCTGGTGTACCACATGTGATAGGTGCCGCCAATATTGACCACGGTAGGTGTGCCTTCACCGGTGAGTATGCCGCCGCCATCGTTCAGTACGTCATTGTTCTGAACGGTCCAGGTTATGCCGTCGGTTGAAGTGGCATACCCAATGACTGTGGTAGCACTGTCCAGAAGAGCGACCATGTCAGCCGCGTCCAAGGTGGCTGCCTTGTCTAATAGGCTATCAAGGTCCTGGGCAAGGATGTCATCGATAAAGTCAGAAAAGTCATACGTGCCGAGGTCATTGAGGCGAGACAGTACCTCGGTTTCGGTCTCGTTGAGATTAAGACGCGTGAACCACATCTTGTAGGTGGCTCCGTCTTTAATCACCCACGAGTCGACCACAGCTCTTAGCCCGCCCATGGTGAGTTCGCCGGTGTATTTGGTCCAGGCCTGACCTGTGGGGTTTGCCGAGGCCGGGTTGTCCGCGACGATCGGGACAAGACTGAGGGCCAGCATTGACACCAGGATTATCGTCAGCACCTTGGTCATTGACTTCATACAGTCACCTCCAGTACAAGCAAGATATAGAGATAGAATTATTTTCAAGTAATCCTGTCTATTTGTCAATACACCTGGCATATACCGTATGTTCAGATGCTACCTTTGTGGCGGTGTTTCCCCATGTGTGGATACGTGGTATTCCTGCCAGGTGATAGTTGCACCGCTGCTAGGTGGTAGTGTATCATACTTCCTTGAATACGGTAACCCCGGGGCAGTCTGGATTTCAGCCGAAGTCCAGGCGCAGCTGGAGAGCAAGTTGGTGAGAATCCAACGCAGTCCCGCCTACTGTGACTCGCCTTAGGCGAGAAGCCAGGACGCCGGGCCCCGGGTATCCCGGACCTTCGCGGCACAAGGAGGTGGGATAATGAATGAGCCCTGACGCCAAGCCCTCATGTGGTTTACCGCATGAGGGCCTTAGTTTATGCAGTTTATAATTACCAGTGATGTTGGAGGTAACGTTTCTTGAAATTAAAGCAAGGGATTGCACTCGTACTTTCCACAGTATTGCTGGCTGGCCTGGTAGCCGGGTGCCAACCGCAAAGCTATACTGATGATGCCGGCAGGCAGGTAGATATAGATAAAGCCCCACAGAGGATTATCACTTTCGGACCAAGCATTACCGAGATTCTCTTCGCGCTTGGTCTGGACGACAGGATTGTCGGGGTTAGTGATTTCTGTGACTACCCCCAGGCGGCACAAGACAAACCGAAGGTGGGCAACAGTTTCAGCCCATCTATCGAGAAGGTGGTTGAACTGGAACCGGACCTGGTCATGACCGTGGAACACGAGCAGTTCAACAGCGAACTGGAAGGCCTGGGAATCACCT
Proteins encoded in this window:
- a CDS encoding CARDB domain-containing protein; its protein translation is MKSMTKVLTIILVSMLALSLVPIVADNPASANPTGQAWTKYTGELTMGGLRAVVDSWVIKDGATYKMWFTRLNLNETETEVLSRLNDLGTYDFSDFIDDILAQDLDSLLDKAATLDAADMVALLDSATTVIGYATSTDGITWTVQNNDVLNDGGGILTGEGTPTVVNIGGTYHMWYTRAESDLVIAADWTPVLSGFGETQANRKTAVETVLNGTRTVIGHATSTDGGLTWGSPNDQVFPAVDGNLGDSVGAPCVIYDSDDTTYKMWYTRTESDLTMSQWADALIDTGNADFDAAIGVLDGTAAVIGYAESANGTTWTVQNSKVLPSSTPVWESVGDPCVVKVGSTYHMWYTGARTNLTRTGVDTIWSELQSFSLGDIWTALAAKDVGDILDAILALDLTTIKTTLASTNTAIGYATSGNGTTWAIQSASDLAGSTGGLWSSVAAPTVIESGGSYEMWFTEGINDLTVGKLADIYLGSDLPIGRATATPLAPPPPPPPPPDGEEEAPECVEGPGVTCLSEDMVEDGLFLTEVTATTEDGQAWVTVPEGTTGLTAEGEPLTFISATEMEMPPPPPPDHSMVALTYTFGPEGATFDPPVGITLSYSEADLPAGFNEEDIVIVVWDEVTGEWIKLLTVVDTVNNTVTTYVTHFSTFAVVLATAPASFQTSNLTVMPDEVEIDEDVTISVLVENTGDLSGSYILELMINNEVAETKEISLAGHGNVTVSFTISKEADGTYAISINGLTGRFTVTAPPVIVPPKPADIFTSNLSVTPSRVEPGDTVTISVRVANRGGQEGTYLVELKIDGVVVETEMVKLAAGASQTVTFTTSEDMGGIYTVDIDDLSASFTVVKPEIEDDDVGTNWALIGGIIGGVVVIAIVVGILLWRRRRY